A single Desulfovibrio piger DNA region contains:
- a CDS encoding Fe-S-containing hydro-lyase has product MSDVKRIRAPFDEATARSLRAGDRVLITGTIIAARDAAHKRLVEALARGEELPVDLDGAVIYYVGPSPARPGRAIGAAGPTTAGRMDAYTPTLLAQGLRGMIGKGYRKPDVVEAMKRHGVPYLAAVGGAGALISQRIKKYTVLAYPDLGPEAVAALEVEDFPAIVVIDSTGDNYYETGQAPYRKL; this is encoded by the coding sequence ATGTCCGATGTGAAACGTATCCGCGCGCCCTTCGACGAAGCCACGGCCCGTTCCCTGCGTGCCGGTGACCGGGTGCTCATCACGGGCACCATCATCGCCGCCCGCGATGCCGCCCACAAGCGCCTGGTGGAGGCCCTGGCCCGGGGCGAGGAACTGCCCGTGGATCTGGACGGGGCGGTCATCTATTATGTGGGCCCCAGCCCGGCCAGACCGGGCCGGGCCATCGGCGCGGCCGGGCCCACCACCGCCGGACGCATGGACGCCTATACGCCCACCCTGCTGGCGCAAGGCCTGCGCGGCATGATCGGCAAGGGCTACCGCAAGCCCGACGTGGTGGAAGCCATGAAGCGGCACGGTGTGCCCTATCTGGCGGCCGTGGGCGGGGCCGGGGCGCTCATCTCGCAGCGCATCAAGAAATATACGGTGCTGGCCTACCCCGACCTGGGCCCCGAGGCCGTGGCCGCGCTGGAAGTGGAAGACTTCCCGGCCATCGTGGTCATCGACAGCACCGGCGACAATTATTACGAGACCGGCCAGGCCCCGTACCGGAAGCTGTGA
- a CDS encoding outer membrane homotrimeric porin, producing MKKIATLLLAAGLLFSAAGMAQAIDFKIRGQWIMAFDYGEHGAFTGGNGMTGYKKGNEDNFEARQRLRLQLDAVASESLAGSIIFEMGDQIWGQSATGGALGADGTVVEVKNAWLDWMVPDTDIKVRMGLQGIALPSMTTGSQVWCDDAAGITASWQINENVALTGLWARLYNDNFQGYGDDGRRRNYMDNVDVAALLLPLTFDGFRLTPWAMYAGIGPNSLNGDRVSDWRSIGVSGGQYRAGMLPAGGAAHNSRMDLYGNAFWAGLTGELTLLDPWRIAWDLNYGSVSYDDGSANRAGWLASLLVEYDLGWTKPGLYGWYTSGDDDDRGNGSERMPYISVANNHNAWSHYAFNGNEYISREGVVGNSMAGTWGVGLQLRDVNVIEDLYQTFRVNLIGGTNDPGMARWLSSQGLAANSGALSGAVGMDGLYLTRQDYALEWGLTSTTKVTENFTVALDVAYVALWLDHDSSVWGNSRMNGRNDEVRDAWNFSLSYMYSF from the coding sequence ATGAAAAAGATCGCAACGCTCCTCCTGGCCGCCGGCCTGCTGTTTTCCGCCGCGGGCATGGCCCAGGCCATCGACTTCAAGATCCGCGGCCAGTGGATCATGGCCTTTGACTACGGCGAGCATGGCGCCTTCACCGGCGGCAACGGCATGACCGGCTACAAGAAGGGCAACGAGGACAACTTCGAGGCCCGCCAGCGCCTGCGTCTGCAACTGGACGCCGTGGCCTCGGAAAGCCTTGCCGGTTCCATCATCTTTGAAATGGGCGACCAGATCTGGGGCCAGAGCGCCACCGGCGGTGCCCTGGGCGCCGACGGCACGGTGGTGGAAGTCAAGAACGCCTGGCTGGACTGGATGGTGCCGGATACCGACATCAAGGTGCGCATGGGCCTGCAGGGCATCGCACTGCCCAGCATGACCACCGGCAGCCAGGTGTGGTGTGATGACGCCGCCGGCATCACGGCCAGCTGGCAGATCAACGAGAACGTGGCCCTCACCGGTCTGTGGGCGCGTCTGTACAATGACAATTTCCAGGGCTACGGCGACGACGGTCGCCGCAGGAACTACATGGACAACGTGGACGTGGCGGCCCTGCTGCTGCCCCTGACCTTCGACGGTTTCCGCCTGACGCCCTGGGCCATGTATGCAGGCATCGGTCCCAACAGCCTCAACGGCGACCGCGTCAGCGACTGGCGGAGCATCGGCGTTTCCGGCGGCCAGTACCGGGCGGGCATGCTGCCTGCCGGTGGCGCGGCCCACAACAGCCGCATGGACCTGTACGGCAACGCCTTCTGGGCGGGCCTTACCGGCGAGCTGACCCTGCTGGACCCCTGGCGCATCGCCTGGGACCTGAACTACGGTTCCGTGAGCTATGACGACGGTTCCGCCAACCGCGCCGGCTGGCTGGCCTCGCTGCTGGTGGAATACGACCTGGGCTGGACCAAGCCCGGCCTTTACGGCTGGTACACCTCCGGCGATGACGACGACCGCGGCAACGGCTCCGAGCGCATGCCCTATATCAGCGTGGCCAACAACCATAACGCCTGGTCGCACTATGCCTTCAACGGCAACGAGTATATCTCCCGTGAAGGCGTGGTGGGCAACAGCATGGCGGGCACCTGGGGCGTGGGCCTGCAGCTGCGTGACGTCAACGTCATCGAAGACCTGTACCAGACCTTCCGCGTCAACCTCATCGGCGGCACCAACGACCCCGGCATGGCCAGGTGGCTTTCCTCGCAGGGGCTGGCGGCCAATTCCGGCGCCCTGTCCGGGGCGGTGGGCATGGACGGTCTGTACCTGACCCGTCAGGATTATGCCCTGGAATGGGGCCTGACCAGCACCACGAAGGTGACCGAGAACTTCACCGTGGCCCTGGATGTGGCCTATGTGGCCCTGTGGCTGGATCATGACAGCAGCGTGTGGGGCAACAGCCGCATGAACGGCCGCAACGACGAAGTGCGCGACGCCTGGAACTTCAGCCTTTCCTACATGTACAGTTTCTAG
- a CDS encoding LacI family DNA-binding transcriptional regulator: MQRSQRVTLADIAARSGVSTATASMILSERPDVSFSRETILRVREAAEALGYRAIRRHRPSHFMAGKSVAILCPNVVNPYYATLVQSVQDAAARHDYDTMVFPTYRDAAVEARLLRALSAASVGGIVFCAMPLCPAQAELANRETPVVVIGDRDASLNLDTVELNNHNAGVLVARYLIGLGHRSVACIATPLNRDNPARLRRLEGLRDVFRESCPEGRFLVRTCTITPEQERGDLNIEHRTGYTLARRCLAERDITAFVAVNDMVAYGVLDAILESGARVPEDYSLCGFDNIYPSHFARVGLTTVEHHIAEKGRSALEMLHNRITSGPGCSITRVEVMPELVVRGSTGPAPVQRQAGGPLGSPQAGDEGR, encoded by the coding sequence ATGCAACGCAGCCAGCGCGTCACCCTGGCAGACATCGCCGCCCGCAGCGGCGTCTCCACGGCCACCGCGTCCATGATCCTTTCGGAACGGCCGGACGTCTCCTTCTCGCGCGAGACCATCCTCAGGGTGCGCGAGGCCGCCGAGGCCCTCGGCTACCGTGCCATCCGGCGGCACCGGCCCTCGCACTTCATGGCCGGGAAAAGCGTGGCCATCCTCTGCCCCAATGTGGTCAACCCCTATTACGCGACCCTGGTGCAGTCCGTGCAGGATGCCGCCGCCCGGCACGATTACGACACCATGGTCTTCCCCACCTACCGCGACGCCGCTGTGGAGGCCCGCCTGCTGCGGGCGCTGTCGGCCGCTTCCGTGGGGGGCATCGTCTTCTGCGCCATGCCGCTGTGCCCGGCCCAGGCCGAGCTGGCCAACAGGGAGACGCCCGTGGTGGTCATCGGGGACAGGGACGCCAGCCTCAACCTGGATACGGTGGAGCTCAACAACCATAATGCGGGCGTGCTGGTGGCCCGCTACCTCATCGGCCTGGGGCACCGCTCCGTGGCCTGCATCGCCACGCCCCTGAACAGGGACAATCCGGCACGGCTGCGGCGCCTGGAAGGCCTGCGCGACGTGTTCCGCGAGTCCTGCCCCGAGGGCCGCTTCCTTGTCCGCACCTGTACCATCACGCCCGAGCAGGAGCGCGGCGACCTGAACATCGAGCACCGCACGGGCTACACCCTGGCCCGGCGCTGCCTGGCCGAGCGGGACATCACGGCCTTCGTGGCCGTCAACGACATGGTGGCCTACGGCGTGCTGGACGCCATCCTGGAGAGCGGCGCCCGTGTCCCGGAGGATTACAGCCTGTGCGGCTTCGACAACATCTATCCGTCCCATTTCGCGCGGGTGGGCCTGACCACGGTGGAGCACCATATCGCCGAGAAGGGCCGCAGCGCGCTGGAGATGCTCCACAACCGCATCACCAGCGGCCCGGGGTGCAGCATCACCCGCGTGGAGGTGATGCCGGAGCTGGTCGTGCGCGGCAGCACCGGCCCCGCGCCCGTGCAGCGGCAGGCGGGCGGGCCGCTGGGCAGCCCGCAGGCCGGGGACGAAGGCCGGTAA
- a CDS encoding MFS transporter, translating to MNPPSQKQIRTVALASLLGATIEWYDFFLYGVVAGIVFNKLYFPTDDPFIGTLLAYSTFAIGYLARPFGAFVFGHFGDKIGRKSMLVLTMLIMGIATIGIGLVPTYAQIGIAAPVILQTFRLMQGLGLGGEWGGSVLMTYEYASKRQRAFYASIPQMGLATGLCLSSGVVALLSASLSDQQFLEWGWRVAFLISVVLVGVALYIRLHILETPDFQKAKDSGKTADKTLPIVKVCRNHPGNIALGVGARWIDGVFFNVLAVFVISYLVQYISIERTQALTIVMIAALLMCPFILIAGRLADRYGRGMVYGVSSLLCGLSIFPSFWLMEGSGGSLFLIALAIIIPISVFYAGVFGPEAALFSDLFPPDVRYTGISIVYQFPGFLVAGIVPGLCTFLINWNEGDPLYVCLFTLLAAVTSALSAFAIQRKSIAARRRHGDDAEHI from the coding sequence ATGAACCCTCCCTCCCAGAAACAGATCCGTACCGTGGCCCTGGCCAGCCTGCTGGGCGCCACCATCGAATGGTACGACTTCTTCCTCTACGGTGTCGTGGCGGGCATCGTCTTCAACAAGCTCTACTTCCCCACCGACGACCCCTTCATCGGGACCCTGCTGGCCTACAGCACCTTTGCCATCGGCTACCTGGCCCGCCCCTTCGGCGCGTTCGTCTTCGGCCACTTCGGTGACAAGATCGGCCGCAAGAGCATGCTGGTGCTGACCATGCTCATCATGGGCATCGCCACCATCGGCATCGGCCTGGTGCCCACCTATGCCCAGATCGGCATCGCCGCGCCCGTCATCCTCCAGACCTTCCGCCTCATGCAGGGCCTGGGCCTGGGCGGCGAATGGGGCGGCTCCGTGCTCATGACCTACGAATACGCCAGCAAGCGCCAGCGCGCCTTCTATGCCAGCATCCCCCAGATGGGCCTGGCCACGGGCCTGTGCCTGTCCTCCGGCGTGGTGGCCCTGCTCTCCGCCAGCCTGAGCGACCAGCAGTTCCTGGAATGGGGCTGGCGCGTGGCCTTCCTCATCAGCGTGGTGCTGGTGGGCGTGGCCCTGTACATCCGCCTGCACATCCTTGAGACCCCCGACTTCCAGAAGGCCAAGGATTCCGGCAAGACCGCCGACAAGACCCTGCCCATCGTCAAGGTCTGCCGCAACCATCCCGGCAACATCGCCCTGGGCGTGGGCGCCCGCTGGATCGACGGCGTGTTCTTCAACGTGCTGGCCGTGTTCGTCATCAGCTACCTTGTGCAGTACATCAGCATCGAGCGCACCCAGGCCCTGACCATCGTCATGATCGCGGCCCTGCTCATGTGCCCCTTCATCCTCATCGCCGGCCGCCTGGCCGACCGCTACGGCCGCGGCATGGTCTACGGCGTGTCCAGCCTGCTCTGCGGCCTGTCCATCTTCCCCTCGTTCTGGCTCATGGAAGGCAGCGGCGGCAGCCTCTTCCTCATCGCCCTGGCCATCATCATCCCCATCAGCGTGTTCTACGCCGGTGTCTTCGGCCCTGAAGCCGCCCTGTTCTCCGACCTCTTCCCGCCGGACGTGCGCTACACCGGCATCTCCATCGTCTACCAGTTCCCCGGCTTCCTGGTGGCGGGCATCGTGCCCGGCCTGTGCACCTTCCTCATCAACTGGAACGAAGGCGATCCCCTGTATGTCTGCCTCTTCACCCTGCTCGCGGCCGTGACCAGCGCCCTCTCGGCCTTCGCCATCCAGCGCAAGAGCATCGCCGCCCGGCGCAGGCACGGCGACGACGCCGAGCATATCTAG
- a CDS encoding phosphodiesterase encodes MEILQLSDLHLRGDGKLSFRKVDTPACLRTAAAHLRALTRMPDAIVITGDLADSGDERAYHMIREALGDLPVPIYAVPGNHDRRDRMRAILKGWVPEESPVPPRVCHCVDMGELRLVLLDSMEPGSHSGHCPGAMARWLDACLQEDGSRPALVFMHHPPFITGMGAMDEPFEGADLLRDVLARAPWARLCCGHMHRPIFTSWAKGLALTVPSISMQIDLDLSPGGGDTFRMEMPGYMLHHWDGSHLNSHVCQIPADVDFSGPHPFADSVNPVED; translated from the coding sequence ATGGAAATCCTGCAACTATCGGACCTGCACCTGCGCGGCGACGGCAAGCTCTCCTTCCGCAAGGTGGACACGCCCGCCTGCCTGCGCACGGCGGCGGCCCATCTGCGTGCCCTGACCCGCATGCCCGACGCCATCGTCATCACCGGCGACCTGGCCGACAGCGGCGACGAGCGTGCCTACCACATGATCCGCGAGGCCCTCGGCGACCTGCCCGTGCCCATCTACGCCGTGCCCGGCAACCATGACCGCCGCGACCGCATGCGCGCCATCCTCAAAGGCTGGGTGCCCGAAGAGAGCCCCGTGCCGCCGCGCGTCTGCCACTGCGTGGACATGGGCGAACTGCGCCTTGTCCTGCTGGACAGCATGGAGCCCGGCTCCCACAGCGGCCACTGCCCCGGGGCCATGGCCCGCTGGCTGGATGCCTGCCTGCAGGAAGACGGCAGCCGCCCGGCCCTGGTCTTCATGCACCATCCGCCCTTCATCACGGGCATGGGAGCCATGGACGAACCCTTCGAGGGCGCCGACCTGCTGCGTGACGTGCTGGCCCGCGCGCCCTGGGCCCGTCTGTGCTGCGGCCACATGCACCGCCCCATCTTCACCTCCTGGGCGAAGGGCCTGGCCCTGACCGTGCCTTCCATCTCCATGCAGATCGACCTCGACCTCAGCCCCGGGGGCGGCGACACCTTCCGCATGGAGATGCCCGGCTACATGCTGCACCACTGGGACGGCAGCCACCTCAACAGCCACGTGTGCCAGATCCCCGCCGATGTGGACTTTTCCGGTCCCCATCCCTTCGCGGATTCCGTCAACCCCGTGGAAGACTGA
- a CDS encoding B3/4 domain-containing protein yields the protein MSASSFPRPDIRPDADILARVPGLCLGCLVHEVDVEPSRPDCQEYLDNELAPRLVARMEDEPLSRWPNLGPSRAGCKACGKDPGRYRISSEALYRRLRQGKGLYAINSVVDANNIASLETGFSLGSYTLANLRGGITFRRGLPGETYEGIGKGGLNLENLPLLADALGPFGSPVSDSTRALVDERTRVCLTVIYGFDGAAPVEEALRISAAAFARFCRCRPLCDPWCVRG from the coding sequence GTGAGCGCTTCTTCCTTTCCCCGTCCCGACATCCGTCCCGATGCCGACATCCTCGCCCGTGTGCCCGGCCTCTGCCTGGGCTGTCTCGTCCATGAAGTGGACGTCGAACCCAGCCGCCCCGACTGTCAGGAGTACCTGGACAACGAGCTGGCGCCCCGCCTCGTGGCCCGCATGGAAGACGAGCCCCTGTCCCGGTGGCCCAATCTGGGCCCCTCGCGCGCGGGCTGCAAGGCCTGCGGCAAGGATCCCGGCCGCTACCGCATCTCCTCCGAGGCCCTGTACCGCCGCCTCAGGCAGGGCAAGGGACTGTACGCCATCAACAGCGTGGTGGATGCCAACAACATCGCCTCGCTGGAGACGGGCTTTTCCCTGGGCAGCTACACCCTCGCCAACCTCCGGGGCGGCATCACCTTCCGGCGCGGCCTGCCGGGCGAGACCTACGAAGGTATCGGCAAGGGCGGCCTCAATCTGGAGAACCTGCCCCTGCTGGCCGACGCCCTGGGCCCCTTCGGCAGTCCCGTCAGCGATTCCACCCGCGCTCTGGTAGACGAACGGACGCGCGTCTGCCTGACCGTCATCTACGGTTTTGACGGGGCAGCCCCTGTGGAGGAGGCGCTGCGCATCAGCGCCGCCGCCTTCGCCCGCTTCTGCCGCTGCCGTCCCCTGTGCGATCCCTGGTGCGTCCGGGGCTAG
- a CDS encoding phosphomannomutase, giving the protein MTDLSCFKAYDIRGKVPAPLSPELAFALGRAVAEHFAARRVVLGHDARLSGPVLHAALAAGLYQAGARVFSLGMCGTEEIYDAAARQDFDAGIMITGSHNPADENGFKLVLRGARPVSGDSGLHDLRERVAARLAAGVSLPADEAPVTPVSFRQEYVRRILDYTGAAAQRPLRIVADAGNGCAGLLLKELAPHLPHEFIFCQMEPDGTFPNGVPNPLLPEKRAATARAVREHKADLGIAWDGDFDRCFFYDHEGHFIEGYYLVGLLASELLPRFPGAKIIHDTRVYWNTRELILAGGGVPVMGKTGHAFMKERMRAEDAVYGGEMSAHHYFRDFAYCDSGMLPWLLVIAAMQRHGKPLAELVRERMEAWPCSGEINRRVADAPALMRTIRDRYAPAATYEDAIDGVNLEFGDWRFNLRMSNTEPLLRLNVESRANRELLEEKTAELLALIDAGL; this is encoded by the coding sequence ATGACCGATCTTTCCTGCTTCAAGGCCTATGACATCCGCGGCAAGGTGCCCGCTCCCCTGTCCCCTGAGCTGGCCTTTGCCCTGGGCCGTGCCGTGGCCGAACATTTTGCCGCCCGGCGCGTGGTCCTCGGCCACGATGCCCGGTTGAGCGGCCCCGTGCTGCACGCCGCGCTGGCCGCTGGCCTGTACCAGGCCGGGGCCCGGGTCTTCAGCCTGGGCATGTGCGGCACCGAAGAGATCTACGATGCCGCCGCCCGGCAGGACTTCGACGCCGGCATCATGATCACCGGCAGCCACAACCCGGCCGACGAGAACGGCTTCAAGCTGGTGCTGCGCGGCGCCCGGCCCGTGAGCGGGGATTCCGGCCTGCACGACCTGCGCGAGCGCGTGGCGGCCCGGCTGGCGGCGGGCGTGTCCCTGCCCGCGGACGAAGCCCCGGTGACGCCGGTGAGCTTCCGGCAGGAGTATGTCCGCCGCATCCTGGACTACACCGGTGCCGCCGCGCAAAGGCCCCTCAGGATCGTGGCCGACGCGGGCAACGGCTGTGCCGGCCTGCTGCTCAAGGAGCTGGCCCCGCACCTGCCGCACGAATTCATCTTCTGCCAGATGGAGCCCGACGGCACCTTCCCCAACGGGGTGCCCAACCCCCTGCTGCCCGAAAAACGCGCCGCCACGGCCCGGGCCGTGCGCGAGCACAAGGCCGACCTGGGCATCGCCTGGGACGGCGACTTTGACCGCTGCTTCTTCTACGACCACGAAGGCCACTTCATCGAAGGCTACTATCTGGTGGGCCTGCTGGCCTCCGAGCTGCTGCCCCGCTTCCCCGGCGCCAAAATCATCCACGATACCCGCGTCTACTGGAACACCCGCGAGCTCATCCTGGCGGGCGGCGGCGTCCCCGTCATGGGCAAGACGGGCCATGCCTTCATGAAGGAACGCATGCGCGCCGAGGATGCCGTCTACGGCGGCGAGATGAGCGCCCACCACTACTTCCGCGACTTTGCCTACTGTGATTCCGGCATGCTGCCCTGGCTGCTGGTCATCGCGGCCATGCAGCGCCACGGCAAGCCCCTGGCCGAACTGGTGCGCGAGCGCATGGAGGCCTGGCCCTGCAGCGGCGAGATCAACCGCCGCGTGGCCGACGCCCCGGCCCTCATGCGCACGATCCGCGACCGCTACGCGCCCGCCGCCACCTATGAGGACGCCATCGACGGCGTCAATCTGGAGTTCGGCGACTGGCGCTTCAACCTGCGCATGTCCAATACCGAGCCCCTGCTGCGCCTCAACGTGGAAAGCCGCGCCAACAGGGAACTGCTGGAGGAAAAGACCGCCGAGCTGCTGGCCCTCATCGACGCCGGTCTGTAA
- a CDS encoding DMT family transporter: MEKSKLAAAMFIVGSIGLFVHYIPLPPAVIACARAVIGTLFLLLALRLKKTPLHGQAIRQNALCLLLSGAALGFNWIFLFEAFRHTGIAVATLCYYMAPVFVILLSPLVLGEHLTRRKIVCTLLAVLGAVCISGVFTGSRQDPRGIAFGLAAALLYCALILLSKRLRGLDTLETTFCQLCTAALVMLPYVLLGGHLHGPAPAPSTLFLLLVVGIIHTGLVYILFFSAVSRLPAQTTAVLSYVDPVTAILLATLFLHQPFGPAEACGTVLILGATLANELPGKKTAGACA; the protein is encoded by the coding sequence ATGGAAAAAAGCAAACTGGCCGCCGCCATGTTCATCGTGGGCAGCATCGGCCTCTTCGTCCATTACATCCCGCTGCCCCCGGCGGTCATCGCCTGCGCCCGGGCCGTCATCGGCACCCTTTTCCTGCTGCTGGCGCTGCGCCTGAAAAAAACGCCCCTGCACGGCCAGGCCATCCGCCAGAATGCCCTCTGCCTCCTGCTCTCCGGCGCGGCCCTGGGCTTCAACTGGATCTTCCTCTTCGAGGCCTTCCGCCATACCGGCATCGCCGTGGCCACGCTCTGCTATTACATGGCACCGGTCTTCGTCATCCTGCTCTCCCCCCTGGTGCTCGGCGAACACCTGACCCGCCGCAAGATCGTCTGCACCCTGCTGGCCGTGCTGGGGGCCGTGTGCATCTCCGGCGTGTTCACCGGCAGCCGGCAGGACCCGCGCGGCATCGCCTTCGGGCTGGCCGCCGCCCTGCTCTACTGTGCCCTCATCCTCCTCAGCAAGCGCCTGCGCGGGCTGGATACGCTGGAGACCACCTTCTGCCAGCTCTGCACCGCCGCCCTGGTCATGCTGCCCTATGTGCTGCTGGGCGGCCACCTGCACGGCCCTGCTCCCGCGCCGTCCACGCTCTTCCTGCTGCTGGTGGTGGGCATCATCCACACCGGCCTGGTCTACATCCTGTTCTTCTCGGCCGTGAGCCGTCTCCCGGCCCAGACCACGGCCGTGCTCAGCTATGTGGATCCCGTCACCGCCATCCTGCTGGCCACCCTTTTCCTGCACCAGCCCTTCGGCCCGGCCGAAGCCTGCGGCACCGTCCTCATCCTGGGCGCCACCCTGGCCAACGAGCTGCCGGGGAAGAAGACAGCAGGGGCGTGCGCCTAG
- a CDS encoding flavodoxin family protein, whose product MQVLLINGSPHPKGSTATALATVAGQLEKAGIETTTLHVGHKAIRGCIACGKCARTGLCVFKDDPVNECIERMREADGLVVGSPVYYAGPNASLCALLDRMFYMKSASYAFKPAAAVVSCRRGGASASFDRLNKYFTIARMPVVSSQYWNSIHGNNAEEAVQDAEGLQIMRALGDNMAWLLQCIEAGKKAGITPPAVESWQPTNFIR is encoded by the coding sequence ATGCAGGTCCTGCTCATCAACGGCAGTCCCCATCCCAAGGGCAGCACCGCCACGGCCCTGGCCACTGTGGCCGGACAACTGGAAAAGGCCGGTATCGAGACCACCACGCTCCATGTGGGCCACAAGGCCATCCGCGGCTGTATCGCCTGCGGCAAATGCGCCCGGACAGGCCTGTGCGTCTTCAAGGACGACCCGGTCAACGAATGCATCGAACGCATGCGCGAAGCCGACGGCCTGGTGGTGGGCTCTCCCGTCTACTACGCCGGGCCCAATGCCAGCCTCTGCGCCCTGCTGGACCGCATGTTCTACATGAAGTCCGCGTCCTATGCCTTCAAGCCCGCGGCCGCCGTGGTGAGCTGCCGGCGCGGCGGGGCCAGCGCCTCCTTCGACCGCCTCAACAAGTATTTCACCATCGCCCGCATGCCCGTGGTCTCGTCCCAGTACTGGAACTCCATCCACGGCAACAATGCGGAAGAGGCCGTGCAGGATGCCGAAGGCCTGCAGATCATGCGAGCCCTGGGCGACAACATGGCCTGGCTGCTGCAGTGCATCGAGGCGGGCAAGAAGGCGGGCATCACGCCGCCTGCCGTTGAGTCCTGGCAGCCCACCAACTTCATCCGTTAG
- a CDS encoding fluoride efflux transporter FluC — protein MTMDVTALRNCGLLFLAGGAGALARYGVSELANTLVGRQYPLGTFVVNVLGCFLFGLIWELAAVRLLIPDTVRLIILVGFMGSFTTFSSLIFDSFALGQTRLALLLFNIGAQTILGFAALFLGMTVGKHW, from the coding sequence ATGACGATGGATGTGACGGCGCTGCGCAATTGCGGCCTTCTTTTTCTGGCGGGCGGGGCAGGGGCCCTGGCACGCTACGGTGTTTCGGAACTGGCCAATACGCTGGTGGGGCGGCAGTACCCGCTGGGGACCTTTGTGGTCAACGTGCTGGGCTGCTTCCTGTTCGGGCTGATCTGGGAGCTGGCTGCGGTGCGCCTGCTCATCCCGGACACGGTGCGCCTGATCATCCTGGTGGGCTTCATGGGCTCGTTCACCACCTTCTCGTCCCTGATCTTCGATTCCTTCGCCCTGGGGCAGACCCGCCTGGCCCTGCTGCTGTTCAACATCGGCGCCCAGACCATCCTGGGCTTCGCGGCCCTATTCCTGGGCATGACCGTGGGCAAGCACTGGTAG
- a CDS encoding potassium channel family protein: MFPWLHGRRWWHFRRFEGLLLSLACMFLLNIIFPGKIYGGTAQACYLPLQLLAGINLYGRLRPGFWAAVLTAMGILALHPFQALSSMPRALQLSLLLLHGLFFFIILLEVFMQLYRAQTHRLHLDARQTLCAGLSGLLLIGYSGFFLFLLLESFQPGSFRGPDPGGVSLQDLFYFSYISLMTIGYGDITPVSWAARNATVLVSLSANIYSLVVIASIVGRTFASRPVQKAAKEPAPKEDS; this comes from the coding sequence ATGTTCCCTTGGCTGCACGGACGCCGCTGGTGGCATTTTCGCCGTTTCGAGGGCCTGCTGCTTTCCCTTGCCTGCATGTTCCTGCTGAATATCATTTTTCCCGGAAAAATCTACGGCGGCACGGCCCAGGCCTGCTACCTGCCCCTGCAGCTGCTGGCCGGGATCAATCTGTACGGCCGTCTTCGTCCGGGCTTCTGGGCGGCGGTCCTGACGGCTATGGGCATCCTGGCCCTGCATCCCTTCCAGGCGCTGTCCTCCATGCCCCGGGCGCTCCAGCTCAGCCTGCTCCTGCTGCATGGCCTGTTCTTCTTCATCATCCTGCTGGAAGTCTTCATGCAGCTCTACCGCGCCCAGACGCACCGCCTGCATCTGGATGCCCGGCAGACCCTCTGCGCGGGCCTTTCCGGACTGCTGCTCATCGGCTACAGCGGCTTTTTCCTCTTCCTGCTGCTGGAGAGCTTCCAGCCCGGTTCCTTCCGGGGCCCCGATCCCGGCGGCGTGAGCCTGCAGGATCTTTTCTACTTCAGCTACATCAGCCTCATGACCATCGGCTACGGCGACATCACGCCCGTTTCCTGGGCCGCGCGCAATGCCACCGTGCTGGTGTCCCTGTCCGCCAACATCTATTCGCTGGTGGTCATCGCCTCCATCGTGGGACGCACCTTTGCCAGCCGCCCCGTCCAGAAGGCGGCCAAGGAACCCGCCCCCAAAGAAGACTCGTAA